TCGGCCGGCCCGGCCGGGTCCGCTGAGGCCACGGCCGCCGACCGGCACCCGGTGCGGCCCGGGGCGTGACGGTCCTCGTCGACCCGCCGCTCTGGCCGCGGCACGGCCGCACCTGGTCGCACCTCGTGAGCGACACGTCGCTGGACGAGCTGCACGCGTTCGCCGCGCGCGCCGGGCTGCCCCGGCGCGCGTTCGACCTCGACCACTACGACGTGCCCGACGACCGGCACGCCGCCCTCGTGGCGCTCGGCGCCGAGCCGGTCTCCGCGGGCGAGCTCATCCGCCGCCTGCGCGCCTCGGGCCTGCGCGTCCCGGCCCGCGACCGCCCCCGCCCGACCTGACCCACCCCCCACGCCGCCCGCCCCGTCCGGCCCGGCGAGTTCGGCAGTATGCGTGCGAGTTCGGCAGCTGCAGCTGCCGAACTCGACTCGGAGTGCCGAACTCGCGCCAGAGGGCGGGCACGCGCCCGGGGGTGGGCACGCGCCCGGGGGCGGGCACACGCCCGGGGCGGGTACGCGGCGGGCCGGCCACCCCCGGAGGGGTGACCGGCCCGTCGTGCGTGCGGTGCGGACGCTCAGCGCCCGCGTGCGGCGTGGCTCAGAAGTCCATGCCGCCCATGCCACCGGCGTCCGGAGCGGCCGGCGCGGCCTTCTCCGGCTTGTCGGCGACGACCGCCTCCGTGGTGAGGAACAGCGCCGCGATGGACGCCGCGTTCTGCAGCGCGGAGCGGGTGACCTTGACCGGGTCGTTGACGCCCGCGGCCAGCAGGTCCTCGTACACGCCGGTCGCGGCGTTCAGGCCCTGGCCGGACGGGAGGTTGCGCACCTTCTCCGCCACGACGCCGCCCTCGAGGCCCGCGTTGACCGCGATCTGCTTGAGCGGGGCGTCGATCGCGACCTTCACGATGTTCGCGCCGGTCGCCTCGTCACCGGTGAGCTCGAGCTTCTCGAACGCGACGGCACCGGCCTGGATGAGCGCCACGCCACCACCGGCGACGATGCCCTCCTCGACGGCCGCCTTGGCGTTGCGCACGGCGTCCTCGATGCGGTGCTTGCGCTCCTTGAGCTCGACCTCGGTCGCCGCACCGGCCTTGATGACGGCCACACCGCCGGCCAGCTTGGCGAGGCGCTCCTGGAGCTTCTCGCGGTCGTAGTCCGAGTCGGAGTTGTCGATCTCCGCGCGGATCTGGTTCACGCGACCGGCGATCTGCGCGGCGTCGCCGGCACCCTCGACGATCGTGGTCTCGTCCTTGGTCACGACGATCTTGCGCGCGGTGCCGAGGACCTCGAGGCCGACGGTGTCGAGCTTGAGGCCGACGGTCTCGGACACGACCTGGCCGCCCGTGAGGATGGCCATGTCCTGCAGCATCGCCTTGCGGCGGTCGCCGAAGCCCGGGGCCTTGACGGCGACGGACTTGAAGGTGCCGCGGATCTTGTTGACGACGAGCGTGGCCAGGGCCTCGCCCTCGACGTCCTCGGCGACGATGAACAGCGGCTTGCCGGACTGGATGACCTTCTCCAGCAGCGGCAGCAGGTCCTTGACGTTCGAGATCTTCGACTCGACGAGCAGCACGTAGGCGTCCTCGAGGACGGCCTCCTGGCGCTCCGGGTCGGTCACGAAGTACGCCGACAGGAAGCCCTTGTCGAAGCGCATGCCCTCCGTGAGCTCGAGCTCCAGGCCGAGGGCGTTGGACTCCTCGACCGTGATGACGCCCTCC
This is a stretch of genomic DNA from Cellulomonas sp. ES6. It encodes these proteins:
- a CDS encoding DUF4031 domain-containing protein: MTVLVDPPLWPRHGRTWSHLVSDTSLDELHAFAARAGLPRRAFDLDHYDVPDDRHAALVALGAEPVSAGELIRRLRASGLRVPARDRPRPT
- the groL gene encoding chaperonin GroEL (60 kDa chaperone family; promotes refolding of misfolded polypeptides especially under stressful conditions; forms two stacked rings of heptamers to form a barrel-shaped 14mer; ends can be capped by GroES; misfolded proteins enter the barrel where they are refolded when GroES binds) — translated: MAKIIAFNEEARRGIERGLNTLADTVKVTLGPKGRNVVLDKKWGAPTITNDGVSIAKEIELEDPFEKIGAELVKEVAKKTDDVAGDGTTTATVLAQALVREGLRNVAAGANPIALKRGIEQAVEAVTAALLEQAKEIETKDEIAATASISAGDSAIGELIAEALDKVGKEGVITVEESNALGLELELTEGMRFDKGFLSAYFVTDPERQEAVLEDAYVLLVESKISNVKDLLPLLEKVIQSGKPLFIVAEDVEGEALATLVVNKIRGTFKSVAVKAPGFGDRRKAMLQDMAILTGGQVVSETVGLKLDTVGLEVLGTARKIVVTKDETTIVEGAGDAAQIAGRVNQIRAEIDNSDSDYDREKLQERLAKLAGGVAVIKAGAATEVELKERKHRIEDAVRNAKAAVEEGIVAGGGVALIQAGAVAFEKLELTGDEATGANIVKVAIDAPLKQIAVNAGLEGGVVAEKVRNLPSGQGLNAATGVYEDLLAAGVNDPVKVTRSALQNAASIAALFLTTEAVVADKPEKAAPAAPDAGGMGGMDF